A single region of the Methylocystis echinoides genome encodes:
- a CDS encoding 1-aminocyclopropane-1-carboxylate deaminase/D-cysteine desulfhydrase translates to MNSWAQRLDALPRLGLVETPTPLEPSRRQSRLWFKRDDLIAAGFGGNKVRALDLVVADARRLGADTLVTGAGPLSNHVRATAAVASLSGLACRAVYWGAPPQRVQGNHRLAALFGAEIHFTGESDRASVDAVLELKARETTARGGAPYIIPRGGACPLAALAHLRAVQETLAQCAARGVAPACVAMAVGGGATLAGWWLGAALLGASWRIDAFSVSRPAAEARMRARRLAQEAADIIGARAPLDDVELCLFDDVIGAGYGLPSQEGGQAIREMARAESILLDPIYTGKAMAGWLARRAHGEHAARGDSLFLHTGGAPALFTDAAQEDA, encoded by the coding sequence ATGAATAGCTGGGCGCAAAGGCTCGACGCGCTGCCGCGTCTGGGATTGGTGGAGACGCCAACGCCGCTGGAGCCTTCGCGGCGGCAATCGCGACTGTGGTTCAAGCGCGATGATCTGATTGCGGCGGGCTTCGGCGGCAATAAGGTGCGGGCGCTCGATCTCGTCGTCGCCGACGCGCGCCGGCTCGGCGCCGATACGCTCGTCACCGGCGCCGGGCCGCTCTCCAATCACGTGCGCGCCACGGCCGCCGTCGCCTCCCTTTCCGGTCTGGCCTGCCGCGCCGTCTATTGGGGCGCGCCGCCGCAACGCGTGCAGGGCAACCACCGCTTGGCCGCGCTGTTTGGCGCGGAGATCCATTTTACCGGCGAGAGCGACCGCGCTTCGGTCGACGCCGTTCTCGAACTAAAAGCGCGCGAGACGACTGCGCGCGGCGGAGCGCCCTACATCATTCCGCGCGGCGGCGCCTGTCCGCTCGCCGCGCTCGCGCATCTTCGCGCCGTGCAGGAAACGCTGGCGCAATGCGCGGCGCGCGGCGTCGCGCCCGCCTGCGTGGCGATGGCGGTTGGCGGCGGCGCGACGCTCGCGGGATGGTGGCTCGGCGCCGCGTTGCTTGGCGCGTCCTGGCGCATCGACGCTTTCTCGGTCAGTCGGCCGGCGGCGGAAGCGCGGATGCGCGCGCGCCGCCTCGCACAGGAGGCGGCTGACATCATTGGCGCGCGGGCGCCGCTCGATGACGTGGAATTATGTCTCTTCGACGATGTGATCGGCGCCGGCTATGGCTTGCCGTCGCAAGAAGGGGGGCAGGCGATCCGCGAGATGGCGCGCGCGGAATCCATCCTGCTCGATCCCATTTATACCGGAAAGGCCATGGCCGGCTGGCTCGCCCGGCGCGCGCATGGCGAGCACGCGGCGCGCGGCGACAGTCTCTTTCTGCATACGGGGGGCGCGCCGGCGCTGTTCACCGACGCCGCGCAGGAGGACGCATGA
- a CDS encoding lyase family protein, which translates to MTDARAAALEIGERLSQAPSDRLIDVAFSRELGAQTRLREAVGWVDLAHTLSLVETRVIPRAAARKLVAALLELQAGPAPLTPENGDLYTNREAWLTERTPAVGWLGAGRARREAITTAFHLTLCSTLCECAMALITTLDALADLSARHSASLMPDYTYLQAAQPTTFGHYVQTFAWPILRDLDRLAALYARVDLCPAGLGACNGSTLPQDRHGLARRLGFSAPVRHARDAMWQADLGMEACSVAVAAIINLDRLAEDLMIFASAEFGFVRLADRHARASKIMPQKRNPFALVFVRATANRLIGVQAGVSAAGRTPSGQMDNRLFVYDAAPDCVMAVGEAAALFAEVLRGLEFDAARAREALADRAVCASDLAEALTGQGGLDYRRAHGVVGQLVTQLEMDGRRLAQARVDDLAAIMRRAEAPVEAGALSDILTAALDPARCVAARTDHGGAAASEVKAMAAELTAAAQTRKTHFFALQDRRRRAIAALLAETSDFISGGA; encoded by the coding sequence ATGACCGACGCCCGTGCCGCCGCGCTGGAAATTGGCGAACGTCTGTCACAGGCGCCGTCCGACAGGCTGATTGACGTCGCCTTCTCGCGCGAACTTGGCGCGCAGACGCGGCTGCGGGAGGCGGTCGGCTGGGTTGATCTCGCGCATACGCTGTCGCTGGTTGAAACGCGCGTCATCCCGCGCGCGGCGGCGCGGAAACTCGTCGCGGCGCTCCTGGAATTGCAAGCGGGGCCCGCGCCTCTCACGCCGGAAAATGGCGATCTCTACACCAATCGCGAAGCCTGGCTGACGGAAAGAACGCCCGCAGTCGGCTGGCTCGGCGCCGGCCGGGCCCGACGCGAGGCGATCACCACCGCCTTCCACCTCACGCTTTGCAGCACGTTGTGCGAATGCGCCATGGCGCTCATCACTACGCTCGACGCGCTCGCTGATCTCTCCGCGCGACACAGCGCCAGCCTGATGCCCGATTACACTTATCTTCAGGCGGCGCAGCCGACGACCTTCGGGCATTATGTGCAGACATTCGCCTGGCCGATCCTGCGCGATCTCGATCGCCTGGCGGCGCTCTATGCGCGGGTCGATCTGTGCCCGGCGGGGCTTGGCGCCTGCAATGGATCGACGCTGCCACAGGACCGACATGGACTGGCCCGCCGTCTCGGTTTCAGCGCGCCCGTGCGCCATGCGCGCGACGCCATGTGGCAGGCCGATCTCGGCATGGAAGCGTGCAGCGTCGCCGTCGCCGCGATCATCAATCTCGATCGGCTGGCGGAGGATCTGATGATATTCGCCAGCGCCGAGTTTGGCTTTGTGCGATTGGCGGACAGGCACGCGCGCGCCAGCAAGATCATGCCGCAGAAGCGCAACCCCTTCGCGCTCGTCTTTGTGCGCGCGACCGCCAACCGGCTTATTGGCGTACAGGCCGGCGTCTCCGCCGCCGGTCGCACGCCCTCGGGTCAGATGGACAACCGACTCTTCGTTTATGACGCGGCGCCTGATTGCGTGATGGCGGTGGGCGAGGCGGCGGCGCTCTTTGCCGAAGTGCTGCGAGGGCTCGAGTTCGACGCGGCCCGCGCCCGCGAGGCGCTCGCCGATCGCGCCGTCTGTGCAAGCGATCTTGCCGAAGCGCTCACAGGGCAGGGGGGTCTCGACTATCGACGCGCGCATGGCGTCGTCGGCCAACTCGTCACACAACTGGAAATGGACGGGCGCAGGCTCGCACAGGCGCGCGTCGATGATCTCGCCGCCATCATGCGGCGCGCAGAGGCGCCTGTGGAGGCCGGAGCGCTGTCCGACATTCTCACCGCCGCGCTCGACCCCGCCCGCTGCGTCGCGGCGCGGACGGATCACGGCGGCGCGGCGGCGTCGGAGGTCAAGGCGATGGCGGCGGAGCTGACCGCCGCGGCGCAGACGCGGAAGACGCATTTTTTCGCCTTGCAGGACCGCCGTCGGCGCGCAATCGCGGCGCTTCTTGCGGAAACTTCTGATTTCATCTCGGGGGGCGCATGA
- a CDS encoding FAD-binding oxidoreductase, whose product MSVNDNDFTARPKRRRTGDVSRRIVLASAVSLGGTAVANALPALVPDKKARHTARPKETNAQIDVEILRKQLKGRTLTQSDADFNSALMDGFFNRLLPTDRKPQILVQVQDEDDVCRAVTFAKENKLKVVVRGGGHNWCNPALRHGGLMIDLHNLNKVISVDPASRKAVLQPIISNRDVQRLLNPLGLAYPSGHCPQVKLSGYLLSGGMSWNQGVWGPGTASVEAIEIVTPDGKLITASDTENQDYFWAARGAGPGFFGVAVRYHLKLYPLPKHIAGSSYYYNLDDAVTLAEWLGKLAPELPPQVELSLWLVNAPPEIAAKTKLPGGKAALVTATTFADSEEEARKAAAPLDQCPIIEKCLSKTVNERMNFERLFDISGSLWPVDRRNAVEAMFSNSKPANLFRAVAGHYRNAPSHEGLIMYAFFTGPQTANANVTNAAFSTQAHLYGGPWTLWKDAADDEANLRWHRKCVEILRPFTFRHYVGETDTVHYPSHVKHAYSEETFKRIEQLRKRYDPTGVFFNYSDGLS is encoded by the coding sequence ATGAGCGTCAACGATAATGATTTCACTGCACGGCCAAAAAGGCGCCGAACCGGAGACGTGAGCCGCCGAATTGTCCTGGCAAGCGCGGTGTCGCTTGGTGGAACGGCGGTCGCCAATGCACTGCCCGCACTGGTTCCCGACAAGAAGGCCCGACACACGGCAAGGCCTAAAGAAACCAACGCTCAGATCGATGTGGAGATATTGCGCAAGCAGCTCAAAGGGCGCACGCTCACGCAGTCGGACGCTGATTTCAACAGCGCCCTGATGGACGGTTTCTTCAATCGGCTTCTTCCCACGGATCGAAAGCCGCAGATCCTCGTCCAGGTTCAGGACGAGGACGACGTCTGCCGCGCTGTCACTTTCGCGAAGGAAAACAAACTGAAGGTGGTCGTCCGGGGCGGCGGGCACAATTGGTGCAACCCTGCCCTGCGACACGGCGGGTTGATGATCGACCTTCACAATCTGAACAAGGTGATCTCAGTCGACCCTGCGTCTCGGAAGGCGGTTCTTCAGCCCATCATCAGCAATCGCGACGTTCAGCGTCTCCTCAACCCGCTGGGCCTCGCCTACCCGAGCGGCCATTGCCCTCAGGTGAAATTGAGCGGATATCTTCTCAGTGGAGGCATGTCCTGGAACCAGGGTGTCTGGGGACCTGGCACAGCAAGCGTCGAAGCCATTGAAATCGTAACGCCGGATGGCAAGCTGATCACCGCGAGCGACACCGAGAACCAGGATTATTTCTGGGCCGCGCGTGGCGCGGGGCCCGGCTTTTTCGGGGTCGCCGTGCGCTACCACCTCAAGCTCTATCCCCTCCCGAAGCATATTGCAGGAAGCTCCTATTATTACAATCTCGACGACGCGGTGACGCTTGCCGAATGGCTCGGAAAACTCGCACCCGAGTTGCCTCCGCAAGTGGAACTCAGTCTTTGGCTCGTAAACGCGCCTCCCGAGATCGCCGCAAAAACAAAGTTGCCCGGCGGCAAGGCTGCGCTCGTCACCGCGACAACTTTCGCCGATTCCGAAGAGGAGGCCAGAAAGGCCGCAGCCCCGCTGGATCAATGCCCGATTATTGAGAAATGCCTCTCGAAAACAGTGAACGAGCGCATGAATTTCGAGCGGCTCTTCGATATTTCGGGCTCCCTGTGGCCGGTCGATCGACGCAACGCGGTCGAAGCCATGTTTTCAAACTCGAAGCCCGCCAATCTGTTTCGGGCAGTCGCCGGACATTACAGGAATGCGCCGTCTCATGAAGGTCTGATTATGTATGCTTTCTTTACGGGGCCGCAAACCGCAAACGCGAATGTGACGAACGCAGCCTTTTCAACGCAAGCGCATCTTTACGGTGGGCCGTGGACCTTGTGGAAGGACGCCGCCGACGATGAAGCGAATCTGCGCTGGCACAGAAAATGCGTTGAGATCCTGCGCCCTTTCACCTTCAGGCACTATGTCGGCGAAACCGACACCGTCCACTATCCATCTCATGTGAAACACGCCTATTCGGAAGAAACTTTCAAGAGAATCGAGCAGCTTCGTAAAAGATACGATCCGACCGGTGTGTTCTTCAATTACTCGGATGGGTTAAGTTAA
- a CDS encoding nucleoside deaminase: MVESLFKQSFQSALGRRHFMRCTAVAFGAAATGAVAAPRHAAKEKAAAPAQTAVASSADLPAGNRKFMEEAARLATESVEKGWGGPFGAVIVKDGQIIGRGQNRVLLTGCPVFHAEVTAIIDASQRLNPKALLGSDYSTGTILEMIPREAGSPDPVPERAKMLKGCEIYINGAPCPMCMSAIYWSRIDHVYFGASLQDTSKIGFDDAFQYEDFRKPWEERRIAVTPNFEREVGLTAFKAWENKKDRHPY; this comes from the coding sequence ATGGTCGAATCCTTGTTCAAGCAATCTTTCCAATCGGCGCTTGGACGTCGTCATTTCATGCGCTGCACTGCGGTCGCCTTTGGCGCCGCGGCGACGGGCGCAGTCGCAGCGCCACGCCACGCGGCCAAGGAAAAAGCTGCTGCCCCCGCTCAGACCGCAGTTGCGTCCAGCGCCGATTTGCCAGCCGGGAATCGTAAATTCATGGAGGAGGCGGCGCGGCTCGCGACCGAATCCGTTGAGAAAGGTTGGGGTGGCCCATTCGGAGCGGTTATTGTGAAGGACGGGCAGATCATCGGGCGCGGTCAGAACCGCGTGCTCCTGACCGGTTGCCCCGTGTTCCATGCCGAAGTGACGGCCATCATTGACGCTTCGCAGCGTCTAAATCCGAAAGCGCTGCTCGGCAGTGATTATTCCACTGGCACGATTCTGGAAATGATCCCGCGAGAGGCAGGCTCCCCTGACCCGGTCCCGGAACGCGCGAAGATGCTCAAGGGCTGCGAAATCTACATTAATGGCGCCCCGTGCCCGATGTGCATGAGCGCCATCTACTGGTCACGTATCGACCACGTCTATTTCGGGGCCAGCCTGCAAGACACGAGCAAGATCGGCTTCGACGACGCCTTTCAGTATGAGGACTTCAGGAAGCCGTGGGAGGAGCGTCGCATCGCCGTGACGCCCAATTTCGAGCGGGAAGTTGGACTGACCGCCTTCAAGGCTTGGGAAAACAAGAAGGATCGACATCCTTACTGA
- a CDS encoding class-II fumarase/aspartase family protein, giving the protein MTGWSFGSAVYGGAWSTPQMRALFDDAARTRRWIDLLVVLAEVEAEHGVIPAEAARQITDACASLVVDAAFLEECRAAYEATAHSTMGLIGAVARRAGPLGAQWFYFGATVQDIADSWLMLALKDARALLIADLDRAIAACVMQCRRHRDTLAPGRTHGQQGLPITFGFKAASWLAEMRRHRARVDEAAARMDIGQLAGGVGTLSALGPRALDVQARFFARIGLRAPDMSWTASRDILVEWAQLLTLVAGTADRIGHEIYNLQRDEIGEAREPALAQGVGSITMPHKRNPETAEHIGTLARVVRANAALLSESVVHDHERDGRAWKVEWHAVPELTMAAGKALALLAALLDGLEIDAARMCANLMASGGFALSEGLMLALAPHVGKQAAHKMIQALAERARRDGLSFPEAARRDAAIVAQLGAGEIERLLDPRAQIGQCQALIDRLLGAQS; this is encoded by the coding sequence ATGACGGGATGGTCCTTCGGTTCGGCGGTCTATGGGGGCGCCTGGTCGACGCCGCAGATGCGCGCGCTGTTCGACGATGCGGCGCGCACGCGGCGCTGGATCGATCTCCTTGTCGTTCTGGCCGAGGTCGAAGCCGAACATGGCGTCATTCCCGCCGAGGCGGCGCGTCAGATCACCGATGCCTGCGCCTCGCTCGTCGTCGATGCGGCCTTTCTCGAGGAATGCCGCGCGGCTTATGAAGCCACCGCCCATTCTACGATGGGGCTCATCGGCGCCGTCGCGCGCCGGGCGGGGCCGCTCGGCGCGCAATGGTTCTACTTCGGCGCCACCGTGCAGGACATCGCCGACAGTTGGCTGATGCTTGCGCTCAAGGATGCGCGCGCGCTGCTCATCGCCGATCTCGACCGCGCCATCGCCGCCTGCGTGATGCAGTGCCGCCGGCATCGTGATACGCTGGCGCCGGGGCGCACCCATGGCCAGCAGGGGTTGCCGATCACTTTCGGATTCAAGGCGGCGAGCTGGCTCGCCGAGATGCGGCGCCATCGCGCGCGCGTCGATGAAGCAGCCGCCCGCATGGACATCGGCCAACTTGCCGGCGGCGTCGGGACACTTTCCGCGCTGGGCCCGCGCGCGCTCGACGTGCAGGCGCGTTTCTTCGCGCGCATCGGCCTGCGCGCGCCGGACATGTCATGGACGGCAAGCCGCGACATCCTCGTCGAATGGGCGCAGCTTCTCACGCTCGTCGCCGGGACGGCGGACCGGATCGGACACGAGATTTACAATCTCCAGCGCGACGAAATCGGTGAAGCGCGCGAGCCGGCGCTGGCGCAGGGTGTCGGCAGCATCACCATGCCGCACAAGCGTAACCCCGAAACGGCGGAACATATCGGGACGCTCGCGCGGGTCGTTCGCGCCAACGCGGCGCTGTTGAGCGAAAGCGTCGTGCATGACCACGAGCGCGACGGGCGCGCGTGGAAGGTCGAATGGCATGCGGTCCCGGAGCTCACCATGGCGGCGGGCAAGGCGCTCGCGCTATTGGCGGCGCTTCTCGACGGGCTGGAGATCGACGCGGCGCGCATGTGCGCCAATCTGATGGCGAGCGGCGGCTTCGCGCTGTCGGAGGGACTCATGCTGGCGCTCGCGCCCCATGTTGGCAAGCAGGCCGCGCACAAGATGATTCAGGCGCTCGCCGAAAGGGCGCGGCGCGACGGTCTGTCCTTCCCGGAGGCGGCGCGGCGTGATGCGGCCATCGTCGCGCAACTCGGGGCCGGAGAGATCGAGCGGCTGCTCGATCCGCGCGCGCAGATCGGGCAATGTCAGGCGCTCATTGATCGTCTGCTTGGCGCGCAATCATGA
- a CDS encoding phosphosulfolactate synthase, giving the protein MSDPKSGWRGVWTLDAMVDRRIRRPRATGVTMVIDTGIGLSAMADILELSGDHIDQWKFGFGTTALMPRAALEAKLALLRARDILAYPGGTLLEAAVVQEHCRVFMQRAAELGFSAVEISEGTIDLPAERRRRMIDCARNAGLTPITEVGRKDPKRQPDAEELAQQTLRDLDWGAAFVIIEGRESGRNVGIYDRSGDIREPFLEDIVRLVGDAATRLIWEAPERAQQACLICRFGANVSLGNIAPHDCLALEALRCGLRFETFQALAQNLQDAGMWDPTRIEGGVEHGLAGRAK; this is encoded by the coding sequence ATGAGTGACCCGAAATCGGGATGGCGCGGCGTGTGGACGCTGGACGCGATGGTCGACCGGCGCATTCGGCGGCCTCGCGCGACCGGCGTAACGATGGTGATCGACACCGGGATTGGCCTCTCCGCCATGGCCGACATACTGGAGCTTTCGGGCGATCACATCGACCAGTGGAAATTCGGATTCGGCACTACCGCGCTGATGCCGCGCGCGGCGCTGGAGGCGAAGCTCGCCTTGTTGCGCGCGCGCGACATTCTTGCCTATCCCGGCGGCACGCTGCTCGAGGCGGCCGTGGTGCAGGAACATTGTCGCGTCTTCATGCAGCGCGCCGCCGAACTCGGATTCAGCGCAGTGGAAATCTCGGAAGGAACCATCGATCTTCCCGCCGAGCGGCGCCGTCGCATGATCGATTGCGCGCGTAACGCGGGGCTTACGCCGATCACCGAAGTCGGCCGCAAGGACCCCAAGCGCCAGCCCGACGCGGAAGAGCTTGCGCAACAGACTCTGCGCGATCTCGACTGGGGCGCAGCCTTCGTGATCATCGAGGGCAGGGAGAGCGGCCGCAATGTCGGCATTTATGACAGGAGCGGCGACATTCGCGAGCCGTTTCTGGAGGATATCGTCCGCCTCGTCGGCGACGCGGCCACGCGGCTGATCTGGGAGGCGCCCGAGCGCGCGCAGCAGGCCTGTCTTATCTGCCGCTTCGGCGCCAATGTCAGCCTCGGCAATATCGCGCCGCATGACTGTCTTGCGCTCGAGGCGTTGCGCTGTGGCCTGAGATTCGAGACCTTCCAGGCGCTCGCGCAGAATTTGCAGGATGCCGGCATGTGGGACCCGACTCGCATCGAGGGCGGCGTCGAACACGGTCTTGCGGGACGCGCCAAATGA
- a CDS encoding carbohydrate porin — MVIVGLGVDGEKKLGWKGGSFGVNFLQINGQNTNGYAGALPGYNSIVAAPPFHRTELYEYWIAQEVIPDTLKIRVGKIIPAVDFNNVTRANKLADRSQNVSSLSSLLYTSIFVNPTLLGVIGGYYDSVFGTTANIALNRNSWLNLGVYDGNRARGVPTGIHNPHFNEYVFAISEIGTDWVAGPQKHPGQFGIGAWYQSGRLNAAGLYNDQQQTGAMGLYLYGGQRVWADVPAAADGQDSQTQKSKSLTIFYQFGVNNAKTLPVNQFIGVGATAFSIFDSRPDDSFGAGFGLSFLNRNLFQRSSELMFQTYYQASIVPGALYLQPTVTFIPNPGLPSNYPGNDALPPGMQPFLPAAFVGTLRLSAIF, encoded by the coding sequence TTGGTCATCGTCGGCCTTGGCGTCGATGGGGAGAAGAAACTCGGCTGGAAAGGCGGATCCTTCGGCGTCAATTTCCTGCAGATCAACGGGCAAAACACCAATGGCTACGCTGGCGCTTTGCCGGGCTATAATTCCATCGTCGCGGCGCCGCCTTTCCACCGGACCGAACTCTACGAATACTGGATCGCGCAGGAGGTTATCCCGGACACGCTGAAAATTCGGGTTGGCAAGATCATTCCGGCTGTCGATTTCAACAATGTCACCAGAGCGAACAAGCTTGCCGACCGCAGCCAGAATGTTTCGTCTCTCAGCAGCCTCCTCTACACGTCAATCTTTGTAAACCCGACGCTTCTTGGCGTGATCGGCGGCTATTATGATTCCGTCTTCGGGACCACGGCGAACATCGCGCTGAACAGGAACAGCTGGCTGAATCTGGGTGTTTACGACGGCAACAGGGCGAGGGGCGTTCCCACAGGAATACATAATCCCCATTTCAACGAATATGTCTTTGCAATTTCGGAGATTGGAACGGACTGGGTTGCGGGCCCCCAGAAGCATCCTGGCCAGTTTGGGATAGGCGCCTGGTATCAATCAGGCCGCCTCAACGCCGCCGGTCTCTATAACGATCAGCAACAGACCGGCGCCATGGGGCTTTATCTCTATGGAGGTCAGCGGGTCTGGGCCGACGTCCCCGCTGCGGCCGATGGGCAAGACAGCCAGACTCAAAAGTCAAAGTCCCTTACGATCTTCTACCAGTTCGGCGTCAACAATGCGAAAACACTGCCGGTCAATCAATTTATCGGCGTCGGCGCGACGGCTTTTTCAATTTTCGACAGTCGACCGGACGACAGTTTCGGCGCGGGATTCGGGCTTTCGTTTCTCAACAGGAATCTGTTTCAGCGATCTTCCGAACTGATGTTTCAAACCTACTATCAGGCCAGCATCGTTCCGGGCGCCCTGTATCTACAGCCGACTGTGACCTTCATTCCAAATCCCGGCCTGCCGAGCAACTACCCCGGCAATGACGCTCTCCCCCCCGGCATGCAGCCGTTCCTTCCCGCAGCCTTCGTCGGGACGCTCCGGCTGAGCGCGATCTTCTGA
- a CDS encoding acetate--CoA ligase family protein — protein sequence MSDWATALFDPARVAIIGASATTGKVGEVFLQNLKRDFRGEIVAIHPSAKELLGVACFPSLADAPAPVDLAVIVTPPAALSGLVADCGAAGVPVAVVITGGFAETGPAGATLQASVVAAARDKGVRIVGPNCFGVVSTSCGLNASLAVGTPRRGGVALISQSGAYGMAAYARASEEATGFSRIVALGNKADVDESDILAFLGRDPQTRVVAMLLESIVDGRRLFETLAAVARIKPVVVLKTGRHAAAKRAAASHTAALATDAAIVDAALRQAGAHVVEDGLTLLDVAAALDCQPPLQGRRVAIVTNSGGTGVELTDLLEAGGLEVPELSGSLQARLRELLPAHGSPANPVDVTTDWPRFPTMYGGAVEALMTSGEVDAVVPVLLQRSAMIPEVGAAIVDAQTRARAAGSTTPLHVCWVAPRAAEDNRVRLLEAGVPCHPWPARAARVLSALHASPAAETPPTPEASPRPPLAPGWAPAEAVFSLLADAGFPVSAFNMATDAKDACAKARAIGFPVALKAERAGLLHKSDAGAVRLHLADAGAVETAFRDFVRTLGPGPALVQKQAAAGLELMLGGRRDPAFGPVVMVGLGGVWVEALKDVALRLAPIGAGEAAAMLDELKGRQLLAGYRGAPALDIRAFAQLLADVSAWFASAEWLAEMDVNPLIANSGSFTIVDARMLIGLPLVQP from the coding sequence ATGAGCGACTGGGCCACGGCGCTGTTCGATCCCGCCCGGGTCGCCATCATTGGCGCGTCGGCGACGACCGGCAAGGTCGGCGAGGTCTTCCTGCAAAATCTGAAGCGTGATTTCCGCGGCGAAATCGTCGCGATTCATCCATCTGCGAAGGAGCTTCTCGGCGTCGCTTGCTTTCCCTCTCTCGCCGATGCGCCGGCGCCGGTCGATCTCGCCGTCATTGTGACGCCGCCGGCCGCGCTGTCGGGCCTCGTCGCGGATTGCGGCGCGGCAGGCGTCCCCGTCGCCGTGGTCATCACTGGCGGCTTCGCCGAGACAGGGCCGGCAGGCGCGACGCTGCAGGCCAGTGTTGTGGCGGCGGCGCGGGACAAGGGCGTCCGCATCGTCGGGCCGAACTGCTTCGGCGTCGTCAGCACGAGCTGCGGGCTCAACGCCTCGCTCGCCGTCGGCACGCCACGCAGAGGCGGCGTAGCGCTGATCAGCCAGAGCGGCGCCTATGGCATGGCCGCCTATGCGCGCGCGAGCGAGGAGGCGACGGGCTTCTCGCGCATCGTCGCGCTGGGCAACAAGGCCGATGTCGACGAATCCGATATCCTCGCGTTTCTTGGTCGAGATCCGCAGACGCGGGTGGTCGCCATGCTGCTCGAGTCGATCGTCGACGGGCGGCGCCTGTTCGAGACGCTGGCGGCGGTTGCGCGGATCAAACCGGTCGTCGTGCTGAAGACCGGGCGGCATGCGGCCGCAAAGCGCGCGGCGGCAAGCCACACCGCCGCCCTCGCAACCGACGCTGCAATCGTCGACGCCGCCTTGCGGCAGGCTGGCGCGCATGTCGTCGAGGACGGTCTCACGCTGCTCGACGTCGCCGCCGCGCTCGACTGTCAACCGCCGCTGCAGGGAAGGCGCGTCGCGATCGTCACCAATTCCGGCGGAACGGGCGTCGAATTGACGGATCTCCTCGAAGCGGGCGGCCTCGAGGTCCCTGAATTGTCCGGGTCCCTTCAGGCGCGGCTGCGCGAATTGCTGCCGGCGCATGGTTCGCCAGCCAATCCCGTTGACGTCACGACCGACTGGCCGCGCTTTCCAACGATGTATGGCGGCGCGGTCGAGGCGCTGATGACAAGCGGCGAGGTGGACGCGGTTGTCCCCGTCCTGCTCCAGCGTTCGGCGATGATCCCGGAGGTCGGCGCGGCCATCGTCGACGCGCAGACGCGCGCCCGCGCGGCGGGATCGACGACGCCGCTGCATGTCTGCTGGGTCGCGCCGCGCGCGGCCGAGGACAACCGCGTCCGCCTGCTCGAGGCCGGCGTTCCCTGCCATCCATGGCCGGCGCGCGCGGCGCGGGTTCTGTCAGCGCTGCACGCCAGTCCGGCGGCGGAGACGCCGCCAACGCCGGAGGCGTCGCCCCGCCCGCCGCTCGCTCCCGGCTGGGCGCCGGCAGAGGCAGTGTTTTCGCTCCTCGCCGACGCCGGCTTCCCGGTGAGCGCCTTCAATATGGCGACTGACGCCAAAGACGCCTGCGCGAAAGCCCGCGCTATTGGCTTTCCCGTCGCCCTGAAGGCGGAGCGCGCGGGGCTCCTGCACAAGAGCGACGCCGGCGCCGTTCGGCTTCATCTCGCCGACGCCGGGGCCGTGGAGACGGCCTTCCGCGATTTCGTCCGCACGCTCGGACCCGGCCCGGCGCTCGTGCAGAAGCAGGCGGCGGCCGGCCTGGAATTGATGCTCGGCGGCCGCCGTGATCCCGCCTTCGGCCCGGTCGTGATGGTCGGGCTCGGCGGCGTATGGGTGGAAGCTCTGAAGGATGTGGCGCTGCGACTCGCCCCGATTGGCGCCGGGGAGGCGGCCGCGATGCTCGACGAGCTGAAAGGCCGACAGCTTCTCGCGGGCTATCGCGGCGCCCCGGCGCTCGACATTCGGGCGTTTGCGCAGCTTCTCGCCGATGTCTCGGCCTGGTTCGCCAGCGCAGAGTGGCTGGCCGAAATGGATGTGAACCCGCTTATTGCGAATAGCGGCAGCTTCACAATTGTGGATGCACGCATGCTCATTGGTCTCCCGCTCGTACAGCCCTGA